In the genome of Deinococcus deserti VCD115, one region contains:
- the hisG gene encoding ATP phosphoribosyltransferase: protein MTPAETRTPDHLTLALPKGRILEEAVTLLSRAGLPLTMPEKSRALRHEFPGVTLLELRNQDVPVYVDLGVADAGIVGKDVLLESGRQVYEPVDLRFAACRLSLIREVGAAGPVQRVGTKYPRATREYLNARGIPAEIVKLSGNIELAALTGLADAVVDLVQTGSTLRANNLEELDVLFHSTARLVVNRAALKLRRDRLRPLIEQLRELVQNEPA from the coding sequence ATGACCCCGGCCGAAACCCGCACGCCCGACCACCTGACCCTGGCGCTGCCCAAGGGCCGGATTCTGGAAGAGGCCGTGACCCTGCTGTCCCGCGCCGGGCTCCCGCTGACCATGCCGGAAAAATCCCGGGCCCTGCGCCACGAGTTCCCCGGAGTGACCCTTCTGGAACTGCGCAATCAGGACGTGCCGGTCTATGTGGATCTTGGAGTGGCCGATGCCGGAATTGTCGGCAAGGACGTGCTGTTGGAATCGGGCCGGCAGGTCTACGAGCCGGTGGACCTGCGCTTTGCCGCCTGCCGCCTGTCTCTGATCCGTGAAGTGGGCGCAGCAGGGCCGGTGCAGCGGGTAGGCACGAAGTATCCGCGCGCCACGCGCGAGTACCTCAATGCGCGCGGGATTCCGGCAGAGATCGTCAAGCTCAGCGGGAACATTGAGCTGGCCGCCCTGACTGGCCTGGCCGACGCGGTTGTGGACCTGGTGCAGACCGGCAGCACCCTGCGCGCCAACAACCTCGAAGAGCTTGATGTACTGTTTCACTCCACCGCGCGGCTGGTGGTTAACCGGGCGGCGCTCAAACTGCGCCGCGATCGGCTGAGGCCTTTGATCGAGCAGTTGCGCGAGCTGGTTCAGAACGAGCCAGCTTGA
- a CDS encoding LrgB family protein — translation MIWLMLTLLAFVLGSLLQNRLRSPLTNPTLVATLLIAGTLLLTHYPYASYLREVESMTFLLGPAVVALAVPMYRLRALLARQWRALLVGGVCGTLSGMAVDTWLPRALQLSPDATRSLSTAPATSPVALQLAEFTQAPPALAATLAVLSGLVGALVLPPALNLLRVRHPLARGIAMGSVAHGVGTARAREESEQTGAASSLGMGLAALSVTLVVALLAGRPG, via the coding sequence ATGATCTGGCTGATGCTGACACTGCTCGCCTTTGTGCTGGGCAGCCTGCTTCAGAACCGGCTCCGCTCGCCGCTGACGAATCCTACCCTGGTCGCCACGCTGCTGATTGCCGGAACGCTGCTGCTCACGCACTATCCCTACGCGAGTTACCTGCGAGAGGTCGAGTCCATGACCTTCCTTCTAGGACCGGCTGTGGTAGCGCTGGCAGTTCCGATGTACCGGCTGCGTGCGCTGCTGGCAAGACAGTGGCGTGCGCTGCTGGTCGGCGGGGTGTGCGGCACCCTGTCGGGGATGGCGGTGGATACGTGGCTGCCGCGTGCCCTGCAGCTGTCGCCCGACGCGACCCGCAGCCTCAGCACCGCGCCGGCCACCAGTCCTGTCGCCCTGCAACTCGCCGAGTTCACGCAGGCTCCACCGGCCCTGGCGGCCACACTGGCGGTACTGTCCGGTCTGGTAGGAGCACTGGTTCTGCCGCCAGCCCTGAATCTGCTGCGCGTGCGCCATCCCCTGGCCCGCGGGATTGCCATGGGCAGCGTGGCTCACGGGGTCGGCACGGCCCGCGCCCGCGAGGAAAGTGAACAGACCGGTGCGGCCAGCAGCCTGGGCATGGGGTTAGCAGCCCTCAGCGTGACCCTGGTCGTTGCGCTGCTGGCAGGACGCCCGGGCTGA
- a CDS encoding CidA/LrgA family protein: MTPAAPPSITARLPATTRFVLGLGLLMAFAAAGDVLVRVTGLPLPGSVVGLALLWAALGTGLMKLHWIAPAADGLLGVLGLLFVPATVGFIQFLSAGAAWGLWLLVMTAGVLVGAGVAGVVASKLVRPEPQATEQA, from the coding sequence GTGACGCCCGCCGCGCCACCGTCCATTACGGCCCGTCTGCCGGCGACCACCCGTTTTGTGCTGGGGCTGGGGTTGCTGATGGCCTTCGCTGCGGCGGGCGACGTGCTGGTGCGTGTGACCGGGCTGCCACTGCCTGGCTCGGTGGTGGGGCTGGCGCTGCTGTGGGCCGCGCTGGGGACCGGCCTGATGAAGCTGCACTGGATTGCACCGGCGGCCGACGGGCTGCTGGGCGTGCTGGGGCTGCTGTTCGTTCCGGCCACCGTGGGATTCATCCAGTTTCTGTCAGCCGGTGCGGCCTGGGGGCTGTGGCTGCTGGTCATGACTGCTGGGGTTCTGGTCGGCGCGGGCGTGGCCGGCGTGGTCGCCTCGAAACTGGTCCGGCCTGAGCCCCAAGCGACGGAACAGGCATGA
- a CDS encoding TetR family transcriptional regulator C-terminal domain-containing protein — translation MARKVNPIQDRSRRAALEKAAYLAIYERGYAGVTLADIAAHAGVSRGTLVYHFGSRAGLLAAVVRRFTRTIGVATRRALRQAESPDAKLVAFVENQFFGVENTRRFYTVSLDFLAAATRDPELMAVQRDFVRETLELDLELARLAGEDGAERRARQLRALVEGLSVRFVADPAPDLELYRADCVAGVQAILGSPFRPI, via the coding sequence ATGGCGCGCAAGGTCAACCCCATCCAGGACCGGTCCAGGCGTGCAGCGCTGGAAAAGGCGGCATACCTGGCTATCTACGAGCGCGGCTATGCCGGCGTCACCCTGGCCGACATCGCCGCGCATGCCGGGGTGAGCCGCGGGACCCTGGTGTACCACTTCGGCAGCCGCGCCGGTCTGCTGGCCGCAGTGGTGCGGCGGTTCACCCGGACCATCGGGGTAGCGACCCGCCGCGCGCTGCGGCAGGCAGAGTCCCCGGACGCCAAGCTGGTGGCCTTTGTTGAGAACCAGTTTTTTGGCGTGGAAAACACCCGGCGGTTCTATACCGTTTCCCTGGATTTCCTTGCTGCTGCCACGCGGGACCCTGAGCTGATGGCCGTTCAGCGCGACTTTGTGCGTGAAACACTGGAACTGGATCTGGAACTGGCCCGCCTGGCTGGCGAAGACGGCGCCGAGAGGCGCGCACGGCAGCTGCGCGCCCTGGTTGAAGGCCTCAGCGTGCGCTTTGTAGCAGACCCGGCTCCCGATCTGGAGCTGTACCGGGCGGACTGCGTGGCCGGCGTGCAGGCGATTCTGGGTAGCCCTTTCAGGCCAATCTGA
- a CDS encoding ATP phosphoribosyltransferase regulatory subunit codes for MLRVSAPVRAAQNRTVSRSAPAPSAIPEGTRDVLPPEWAQREHLRARLSALFRGWGYRGVELPSLEFADPAHPQDRRAFKLIDSGGQVLALRSEFTTAIGRLVRLRFPEGPFPLRLQYSGRLWLRTQTSELGRLREFNQVGVELVGVDTPQSDAELLHLAAAALAEVGVSAQLELGFPGFVDAVLEDAGVSEDVRDALHDAIDRKSGADLELMATRAALAPEVTRTLHDLTDLYGGPEVLDDAARMARGERAQAAVAHLRAVAAHYGGPLLFDLGVSRRYGYYTGVTFRAYADGLNQPVLGGGRYALDGGLPGAGFAIGLERLTGVLAPLLPPEPEVVLALDLEGALAARAAGFTAELAWTDDQAQLLAFCAARGIRRWARGTDLFEAGSSTTARPRSGA; via the coding sequence ATGCTGCGCGTGAGTGCTCCTGTCCGCGCGGCCCAGAACCGCACCGTTTCCCGAAGCGCCCCGGCCCCGTCTGCCATTCCCGAAGGCACGCGGGATGTGCTGCCGCCCGAATGGGCCCAGCGTGAGCATCTGCGTGCGCGCCTCTCGGCGCTGTTCCGGGGTTGGGGATACCGGGGCGTGGAACTGCCCTCGCTGGAGTTCGCCGACCCGGCTCACCCGCAGGACCGGCGCGCCTTCAAGCTGATCGACTCCGGAGGTCAGGTTCTGGCCCTGCGTAGCGAGTTCACCACCGCCATCGGCCGGCTGGTGCGCCTGCGCTTCCCGGAAGGGCCCTTCCCGTTACGCCTGCAATACAGTGGCCGGCTGTGGCTGCGCACCCAGACCAGCGAACTGGGGCGCCTGCGTGAGTTCAATCAGGTAGGTGTGGAGCTCGTTGGCGTCGATACGCCGCAGTCCGATGCTGAACTGCTTCACCTGGCGGCAGCCGCACTGGCTGAAGTCGGCGTCAGTGCCCAGCTGGAACTGGGCTTCCCCGGCTTCGTGGATGCTGTATTGGAAGACGCCGGGGTGTCTGAGGACGTGCGCGACGCGCTGCATGACGCCATCGACCGCAAAAGTGGTGCCGACCTGGAGCTGATGGCCACCCGGGCGGCCCTGGCGCCTGAGGTCACCCGGACCCTGCACGACCTGACCGATCTGTACGGCGGCCCCGAAGTACTGGACGACGCTGCGCGCATGGCACGGGGGGAGCGCGCCCAGGCGGCCGTGGCCCACCTGCGTGCCGTGGCGGCCCACTATGGGGGTCCGCTGCTGTTTGACCTTGGCGTCAGCCGCCGGTACGGCTACTACACCGGCGTGACCTTCCGCGCCTACGCCGACGGGCTGAACCAGCCGGTGCTGGGCGGAGGCCGCTATGCGCTCGACGGTGGTCTTCCCGGCGCAGGTTTTGCCATTGGTCTGGAGCGCCTGACCGGCGTGCTGGCTCCACTGCTGCCGCCTGAACCCGAGGTGGTCCTGGCCCTGGACCTGGAAGGAGCGCTGGCCGCCCGTGCGGCCGGATTCACGGCTGAACTCGCCTGGACCGACGATCAGGCCCAGTTGCTTGCCTTCTGCGCCGCGCGCGGCATCCGCCGCTGGGCCCGGGGCACCGACCTGTTCGAGGCCGGCTCCTCGACCACCGCGCGTCCCAGGAGCGGCGCATGA
- a CDS encoding group III truncated hemoglobin, translated as MSFFERPAVTVGFSAAGPSLHMCLALRVLTLSPLPGLPLVMSSDLARCGGLLVPHDGEPVGDVRDRPDRWAALQLLTQAIRRGVPVLAWGSGAALAGRALGSAVEQTDGLEWAQAPRNAEVLVWRQERPQHWQVGRVNAWASPEMPAELAAAFLSTLPAQRSRQPASPLEAVGGEAALRPLLADFYARARTDELLGPVFTSHVTDWHAHLDRVTAFWVTMLGGGPAWRGNLNAAHAGLGVSSAQLERWLTLLAQAAHAHLPAEAAEVLLTRAHAMARQLGRRGKRESAGTRRC; from the coding sequence ATGTCTTTTTTTGAAAGGCCCGCCGTTACGGTGGGCTTTTCCGCTGCAGGCCCGAGCCTGCATATGTGCCTGGCCCTGCGGGTGCTGACCCTTTCTCCCCTGCCGGGGCTGCCATTGGTCATGTCCAGTGATCTGGCCCGCTGCGGCGGCCTGCTTGTTCCACACGACGGTGAGCCGGTGGGTGACGTCCGCGACCGCCCCGACCGGTGGGCCGCCCTGCAACTGCTGACCCAGGCCATCAGGCGGGGCGTCCCGGTGCTGGCCTGGGGATCGGGAGCCGCACTTGCTGGCCGCGCGCTGGGGTCCGCCGTAGAGCAGACGGACGGGCTGGAATGGGCGCAGGCGCCCAGAAACGCCGAAGTCCTGGTGTGGAGGCAGGAGCGACCACAGCACTGGCAGGTCGGACGTGTGAATGCCTGGGCCAGCCCGGAGATGCCGGCAGAATTGGCCGCCGCCTTCCTGAGCACGCTGCCCGCACAGCGGTCCCGTCAGCCGGCGTCGCCGCTGGAAGCAGTGGGAGGTGAGGCGGCCCTGCGCCCGCTTCTGGCAGACTTCTATGCACGCGCCCGGACCGATGAGCTGCTGGGACCCGTATTCACCTCGCACGTGACCGACTGGCATGCTCACCTTGACCGGGTTACTGCCTTCTGGGTCACCATGCTGGGCGGCGGGCCCGCATGGCGTGGCAACCTGAATGCAGCGCATGCGGGGCTGGGCGTCAGCAGCGCTCAGCTGGAGCGCTGGCTCACGCTGCTGGCCCAGGCGGCGCACGCGCATCTTCCGGCGGAAGCTGCCGAAGTGCTGCTGACTCGGGCTCATGCCATGGCCAGGCAGCTGGGCAGACGTGGCAAACGTGAATCTGCGGGAACGCGCCGCTGCTAA
- a CDS encoding MalY/PatB family protein: MTQVADPHGALSRESLRHPDSYKWTLHPEDVIPMWIADMDFPVAPPIVAALQERLTRSLGYAQLSGDPVLKAALREHLAGHGLHGLSDEGIAFLPGVVPGIYAAVHALTTPGEAVVTMTPVYHPFHLSITDLGRRVAGVPLRDTETGYEINFAALDAASRGSRLLLLCHPHNPTGRVWSAEELSRLRELAVARDLFVVSDELHADLRYTGAPFEAFAADPKVRSRTLTLTGPCKAYNTAGLGIGAMVGHNEKLVARVRGAAGGLMGHESALSVTMWQAALREGGPWLRETLAYLRGNRDFLSSYLHEHLPWVRFHPAQSTYLAWLDLRAHPHAGDIQNFLLKEAKVAVHNGPLFAPEPQKPQYQGFVRLNFATSRSILEEALNRMRDALNGAM, encoded by the coding sequence ATGACCCAGGTTGCCGATCCTCACGGCGCACTCTCACGGGAGTCGCTGCGCCACCCGGACTCCTACAAGTGGACCCTGCACCCGGAAGACGTGATCCCCATGTGGATTGCCGATATGGATTTTCCGGTGGCGCCGCCCATTGTCGCGGCGTTGCAGGAGCGCCTGACCCGCAGCCTCGGCTACGCGCAGCTCAGCGGTGACCCGGTGCTGAAGGCCGCCTTGCGTGAACATCTGGCCGGGCATGGTCTGCACGGCCTGTCCGACGAAGGAATCGCATTTCTGCCCGGAGTCGTGCCTGGAATTTACGCAGCGGTGCACGCCCTGACCACCCCCGGCGAGGCTGTGGTCACCATGACGCCGGTGTATCACCCCTTCCACCTGAGCATTACCGACCTTGGCCGGCGGGTAGCGGGGGTGCCGCTGCGTGACACGGAGACGGGCTATGAGATCAACTTTGCCGCGCTGGACGCCGCCTCACGCGGGAGCCGTCTACTTCTGCTGTGTCACCCGCACAATCCCACTGGCCGGGTCTGGAGTGCCGAAGAACTCAGCCGCCTGCGCGAACTCGCCGTAGCCCGGGACCTTTTTGTGGTCAGTGATGAACTGCACGCCGACCTGCGGTACACCGGCGCCCCCTTTGAGGCTTTTGCCGCCGACCCGAAGGTCCGCAGCCGTACCCTGACCCTGACCGGACCCTGCAAGGCCTACAACACAGCCGGGTTGGGCATCGGGGCCATGGTGGGCCACAACGAGAAGCTGGTGGCACGTGTGCGTGGGGCGGCGGGCGGCCTGATGGGCCACGAGTCGGCCCTCAGCGTCACCATGTGGCAGGCCGCGCTGCGCGAAGGCGGCCCCTGGCTCAGGGAGACGCTGGCGTACCTGCGCGGCAACCGCGATTTCCTGAGCAGCTACCTGCACGAGCATCTGCCCTGGGTGCGCTTTCATCCTGCGCAGAGCACCTACCTGGCCTGGCTGGACCTGCGGGCCCACCCACATGCTGGTGATATTCAGAATTTTCTGCTGAAGGAAGCAAAGGTGGCGGTACATAACGGCCCGCTGTTTGCGCCGGAGCCCCAAAAGCCCCAGTATCAGGGCTTTGTGCGGCTGAACTTCGCCACCAGCCGGTCGATTCTGGAAGAGGCCCTGAACCGGATGCGTGACGCTCTCAACGGCGCAATGTAA
- a CDS encoding 5'-methylthioadenosine/adenosylhomocysteine nucleosidase, producing MLAIIGAMDEEIELLLADLTAHEQLTFPGVTLHRGVLDGVPVLVTRGGIGKVNAAMTTTYLLTQGATRVIFTGVAGGVHPELRVGDIVVSTDCIQHDVDVRALDYPLGTVPGELPAWPADEVLRAAALDAAREVGGVHVVSGRIASGDQFIASREGVQRLWTTFGAACAEMEGAAVAQVCSKAGVPFVVIRSVSDTADHDANVDYRTFMPLVARHAKQVVRGMLSRLASMPA from the coding sequence ATGCTGGCAATTATTGGCGCAATGGATGAAGAAATCGAGTTGCTTCTCGCGGACCTCACCGCCCACGAGCAACTGACCTTTCCCGGAGTCACCCTTCACCGGGGGGTCCTGGACGGCGTGCCAGTGCTGGTGACCCGGGGCGGGATCGGCAAGGTCAACGCGGCCATGACCACCACCTACCTGCTGACCCAGGGGGCCACCCGCGTCATCTTTACCGGCGTGGCCGGCGGTGTTCATCCGGAACTGCGCGTGGGAGACATCGTGGTCAGCACCGACTGTATCCAGCACGATGTGGATGTCCGCGCCCTGGACTACCCGCTGGGCACCGTTCCGGGCGAACTGCCCGCCTGGCCCGCAGACGAGGTCCTGCGCGCCGCAGCGCTGGACGCTGCGCGGGAAGTCGGCGGGGTGCACGTCGTCTCCGGACGGATTGCCAGTGGAGACCAGTTCATCGCCTCACGTGAGGGCGTGCAGCGGCTGTGGACTACTTTCGGCGCCGCATGCGCCGAAATGGAGGGGGCCGCCGTGGCGCAGGTATGTTCCAAGGCGGGGGTTCCCTTCGTGGTGATCCGCAGTGTCAGTGATACCGCCGATCACGACGCCAACGTCGACTACCGCACCTTCATGCCCCTGGTGGCGCGACATGCCAAGCAGGTGGTGCGCGGCATGCTGTCGCGGCTGGCCTCCATGCCCGCGTGA
- a CDS encoding Ig-like domain-containing protein — protein MYRPLCLLPLMLPLVMGSCARQTDTFKPRITITSGNGSGISREKTFNVEGYVLDDTGVTSITVDDQPVSVESGRRLAQFRFQAQVEDGRRQYTIVARDAAGNRSTMTLPVTVDNRGPEIKVTRYERTGNTIRVAGVVTDDIRVTQVVVDGNRLNITPGPRVEFYAETSGIWADIEVMDAAGNTRKQRAR, from the coding sequence ATGTACCGCCCGCTGTGTCTGCTGCCCCTGATGCTGCCCCTGGTCATGGGAAGCTGCGCCCGACAGACCGATACCTTCAAGCCCCGCATTACCATCACCAGCGGCAATGGCAGCGGGATCAGCCGCGAAAAGACCTTCAATGTAGAGGGCTATGTGCTGGATGACACCGGCGTGACCAGTATCACGGTGGACGATCAGCCGGTCAGCGTGGAGTCGGGCCGCCGGCTCGCACAGTTTCGCTTCCAGGCGCAGGTAGAAGATGGCAGGAGGCAGTACACCATTGTGGCCCGCGATGCGGCGGGCAACCGCAGCACCATGACCCTGCCGGTCACCGTGGACAACCGGGGCCCGGAGATCAAGGTGACCCGTTATGAGCGCACCGGCAACACCATCCGTGTCGCGGGCGTGGTCACCGACGATATCCGGGTCACACAGGTGGTGGTCGACGGCAATCGTCTGAACATCACGCCGGGACCGCGCGTGGAATTCTATGCCGAGACCAGCGGCATCTGGGCCGATATCGAAGTGATGGACGCCGCCGGCAACACGCGCAAGCAGCGTGCCCGGTAG
- a CDS encoding helical backbone metal receptor has translation MLRLASLTSSNSDILAALGASSWVVAADSHSDAPGLEGARRVGPDLDIDVAAVAGSRPDLVLASLSVPGMERVVQELREAGLPTLVLDPVSVAGTLADIRTIAHAIGLPERGEALVMGFQNELAALRGSYPRPPRVLVEWWPRPIIAATRESWVTELLTALGAENALGKEPGRSRSLTLDEVRAARPDLIVCSWCGARKLRPEVIEARGLGVPVSAIHESGLGRPGPRLLEGARALRQALDELRLA, from the coding sequence ATGCTGCGCCTCGCCTCCCTGACCTCAAGTAACTCCGACATCCTGGCGGCCCTTGGGGCCAGCAGCTGGGTGGTGGCCGCAGACAGCCACAGTGATGCCCCGGGGCTGGAGGGCGCGCGGCGGGTGGGGCCGGACCTGGACATAGATGTGGCCGCCGTGGCCGGGTCCCGGCCTGATCTGGTGCTGGCCAGTCTCAGCGTGCCGGGCATGGAACGGGTCGTGCAGGAGCTGCGCGAAGCCGGATTGCCGACGCTGGTGCTGGACCCCGTCAGCGTGGCCGGGACCCTGGCCGACATCCGTACCATTGCCCACGCGATTGGCCTGCCGGAGCGTGGCGAGGCGCTGGTAATGGGCTTCCAGAACGAGCTGGCAGCGCTGCGGGGAAGTTATCCCCGGCCGCCACGGGTCCTGGTGGAGTGGTGGCCAAGGCCCATCATCGCCGCGACCCGCGAGTCCTGGGTCACTGAACTGCTGACTGCACTGGGCGCTGAGAATGCGCTGGGTAAAGAGCCGGGCCGCAGCCGCTCGCTGACCCTCGATGAGGTTCGTGCCGCGCGGCCGGATCTCATCGTCTGTTCGTGGTGCGGTGCGCGCAAGCTGCGCCCCGAGGTGATTGAGGCGCGTGGACTGGGCGTGCCGGTCAGCGCCATTCATGAAAGCGGACTGGGACGGCCTGGTCCACGGCTCCTTGAGGGCGCGCGGGCCTTACGTCAGGCGCTGGACGAGCTCAGATTGGCCTGA
- a CDS encoding c-type cytochrome encodes MKNTFAVSMTLLVALTLGGSFAAFQRAITPHQAEAGHGGTEGAAGEGHGGGEAGEGMTGTKGDDVVTDQEAAVNAGAGDPPAAPGGTGPEVVQDRDVSKLQNNAGGPNAGVTGQAPETGTVAGAATSAPGGNPEVAPESQADDGAERSPGGVSGETDEGNRADTNSAGATGQPPAESAVAGDPKGDPVAGRSTYIASCAGCHGQEGEGGGVGPALNGADGPKAWTLDQFTAALREGRTPERELAPLMPRFSKAQLTDSDVTNIYRHIKTLN; translated from the coding sequence ATGAAGAACACGTTCGCCGTCTCCATGACGCTGCTGGTGGCCCTGACCTTGGGCGGCTCATTCGCGGCTTTCCAGAGAGCCATCACGCCCCACCAGGCTGAAGCGGGCCACGGCGGAACCGAGGGTGCGGCCGGTGAAGGGCACGGCGGTGGCGAGGCCGGTGAGGGTATGACAGGCACTAAGGGGGACGACGTGGTGACTGATCAGGAAGCAGCCGTCAATGCCGGTGCAGGTGATCCTCCAGCCGCGCCTGGAGGCACAGGACCCGAGGTCGTCCAGGACCGTGACGTTTCCAAATTGCAGAACAATGCCGGCGGCCCCAACGCTGGCGTGACGGGTCAGGCCCCTGAAACCGGCACCGTGGCAGGCGCTGCCACTTCGGCCCCCGGCGGTAACCCTGAGGTCGCACCTGAATCCCAGGCTGACGACGGTGCCGAGCGCAGCCCAGGCGGAGTGAGTGGCGAGACCGATGAAGGCAACCGCGCCGACACCAACTCAGCGGGCGCGACCGGACAGCCACCTGCCGAATCTGCTGTGGCAGGTGACCCTAAAGGTGATCCGGTGGCCGGCCGCAGCACATACATTGCCAGCTGCGCCGGATGCCACGGACAGGAAGGAGAGGGTGGCGGTGTAGGCCCGGCTCTCAACGGCGCAGACGGTCCGAAAGCCTGGACCCTGGATCAGTTCACGGCCGCACTGCGTGAAGGCCGGACGCCCGAGCGCGAGCTTGCTCCCCTGATGCCCCGCTTTTCCAAGGCTCAGCTGACCGACTCGGATGTGACCAATATCTACCGGCACATCAAGACCCTCAACTGA
- the sppA gene encoding signal peptide peptidase SppA — protein sequence MLSNIPFLKDKTLPDGVSHPTWVILDVTGPYPERQPGSPLQALLNRTETLEALSAKVEKLRHAEWLHGVLVRVSGFTGSPATAHAVRGILSRLAQDKRVVAYLPQLTMTALIAGSGAREIVAPESADVALAGFATEPTFMGAFLKKHGIEFENLRIREYKAALTRFSQEHMDDANREQLQAFLTGLETAWASDLAAARGVSIETAQAWLDADLTSAQGALEAGLITKVAYEDELVGPGTRPLAAVMDLLMPRNANAKAGRVAVVPVIGTIVPGKSRNNPIPLPLMGGPMAGSDTVVAALKRAKEDKKTKAIVVYVNSGGGSALASDLMWREIATSEKPVVVVMGEYAASGGYYLATHARHIVASPYTLTGSIGVVSGKPIMREFNARHGLKPERVGRERALMHSASQPYTVEERQHVERAIAEVYDRFITRVAEGRKLSKERVNEIGRGRIWAGQDALELGLVDELGDLHTGVLRATELAGLPYDAPVWNVAPKSSGPLPEFAQEAARAAQVTIWPFGNERVLTWFDSEVKVR from the coding sequence ATGCTTTCCAACATTCCCTTTCTGAAAGACAAGACCCTCCCTGACGGGGTCTCGCACCCTACCTGGGTCATTCTCGACGTGACGGGGCCCTACCCGGAACGGCAGCCCGGCAGTCCGCTCCAGGCGCTGCTCAACCGAACCGAAACGCTCGAAGCCCTCAGCGCCAAGGTAGAGAAGTTACGCCACGCCGAGTGGCTGCACGGAGTGCTGGTCCGCGTCAGTGGGTTCACCGGCTCGCCAGCCACTGCCCATGCGGTGCGGGGGATCCTTTCACGTCTGGCCCAGGACAAGCGCGTCGTCGCGTACCTGCCTCAGCTGACCATGACCGCCCTGATTGCCGGAAGCGGCGCCCGGGAAATTGTCGCTCCGGAATCGGCTGATGTGGCGCTGGCCGGCTTTGCCACCGAGCCGACCTTCATGGGCGCTTTCCTGAAAAAGCATGGCATCGAATTTGAGAACCTGCGCATCCGCGAGTACAAAGCGGCGCTGACACGCTTCTCGCAGGAGCACATGGACGATGCCAACCGCGAGCAGCTGCAGGCCTTTCTGACAGGTCTGGAAACCGCCTGGGCCTCAGACCTGGCTGCCGCGCGGGGAGTCAGCATAGAGACCGCCCAAGCCTGGCTGGACGCGGACCTGACCTCGGCCCAGGGCGCGCTGGAGGCTGGCCTGATTACCAAGGTCGCCTATGAGGACGAGCTTGTGGGGCCCGGCACCCGCCCACTGGCAGCAGTGATGGACCTGCTGATGCCGCGCAATGCCAACGCCAAGGCCGGCCGCGTGGCCGTGGTTCCGGTGATCGGCACCATCGTTCCCGGCAAGAGCCGCAACAATCCCATCCCGCTGCCTCTGATGGGCGGACCGATGGCCGGATCAGACACGGTGGTTGCCGCCCTGAAGCGGGCCAAGGAAGACAAGAAGACCAAGGCCATCGTGGTCTACGTCAATAGCGGAGGCGGCAGCGCTCTGGCCAGCGACCTGATGTGGCGTGAGATAGCGACCTCCGAAAAGCCGGTTGTGGTGGTCATGGGCGAGTACGCGGCCAGTGGCGGTTACTACCTGGCCACGCACGCCCGGCATATTGTCGCCTCGCCCTACACCCTGACCGGCAGCATCGGCGTGGTCAGCGGCAAGCCGATCATGCGTGAATTCAACGCCCGCCACGGCCTGAAGCCCGAGCGGGTCGGCCGCGAGCGTGCCCTGATGCACAGCGCTTCACAGCCGTACACCGTCGAGGAACGTCAGCACGTGGAACGCGCGATTGCCGAGGTCTATGACCGCTTCATCACCCGCGTGGCCGAGGGCCGCAAGCTCAGCAAGGAACGCGTCAACGAAATCGGGCGCGGGCGTATCTGGGCTGGTCAGGATGCTCTGGAACTGGGACTGGTGGACGAACTGGGTGACCTGCATACCGGGGTCCTGCGCGCCACGGAACTCGCCGGTCTCCCCTATGACGCTCCGGTCTGGAACGTGGCGCCCAAGAGCAGCGGGCCTCTGCCTGAATTTGCGCAGGAGGCCGCCCGGGCTGCTCAGGTCACCATCTGGCCCTTTGGAAATGAGCGGGTCCTGACGTGGTTTGATTCGGAAGTGAAGGTGCGCTGA